In Achromobacter xylosoxidans A8, a single window of DNA contains:
- a CDS encoding MFS transporter — protein sequence MSSQTDTKFTRTLIVGTLVVLLAMGVRATFGLFMQPMGLAQGWGREVFSMAFALQNLVWGVACIFMGIMADRYGSGRTIALGALLYMLGMIGTRFATDEATLYLTAGVLVGLGQAGTTFPVILPVVARAVPPAYRSTAMGIASAGGSLGQFAVVPTGQVLISGLDWPGALWVLSLFVACGAPLAYFLRGRPQAHTGPQQSLASAVKQAVRHPSFHFLFWSYFVCGFHTAFITLHLPAYVSDGGLSAGQGATAIALIGLFNVLGSFYAGKLGGKYSKKRLLAVVYGMRAFGILLLLWMPLSPWVLYAFAAWMGLFWLGTVPLTQGLIGQIYGLRYAATLSGIVFLGHQLGSFIGVWLGGYAYAKTGNYDAVWWLGVALAILAALLCLPVREQPVAQPAPA from the coding sequence ATGTCTAGCCAAACCGATACGAAATTCACCCGCACCCTGATCGTGGGCACGCTGGTCGTGCTGCTCGCCATGGGGGTGCGCGCCACCTTTGGCCTCTTCATGCAGCCGATGGGGCTGGCGCAGGGCTGGGGGCGCGAGGTGTTCTCCATGGCCTTCGCGCTGCAGAACCTGGTGTGGGGCGTGGCCTGTATCTTCATGGGCATCATGGCCGACCGCTACGGTTCGGGCCGCACCATCGCCCTGGGCGCGCTGCTGTACATGCTGGGCATGATAGGCACGCGCTTCGCCACCGATGAAGCCACGCTCTACCTGACGGCCGGCGTGCTGGTCGGGCTGGGCCAGGCCGGCACGACCTTTCCGGTGATCCTGCCGGTGGTGGCGCGCGCGGTGCCGCCCGCTTATCGCAGCACGGCCATGGGTATCGCCAGCGCCGGCGGCTCCCTGGGCCAGTTCGCCGTGGTGCCCACGGGCCAGGTGCTGATCAGCGGCCTGGATTGGCCGGGCGCATTGTGGGTGTTGTCGCTGTTCGTCGCCTGCGGCGCGCCGCTGGCCTACTTCCTGCGAGGCCGTCCGCAGGCCCACACCGGGCCGCAGCAATCGCTGGCCTCGGCGGTCAAGCAGGCGGTGCGCCACCCCTCGTTCCACTTCCTGTTCTGGAGCTACTTCGTCTGCGGCTTCCATACCGCCTTCATCACGCTGCACCTGCCGGCCTACGTCAGCGATGGCGGCCTGAGCGCGGGGCAGGGCGCGACCGCCATCGCGCTGATCGGCTTGTTCAATGTGCTGGGCTCGTTCTATGCCGGCAAGCTGGGCGGCAAGTACAGCAAGAAGCGCCTTTTGGCCGTGGTGTACGGCATGCGCGCCTTTGGCATCCTGCTGCTGTTGTGGATGCCCTTGTCGCCATGGGTGCTGTACGCCTTTGCCGCGTGGATGGGGCTGTTCTGGCTGGGGACCGTGCCGCTCACGCAGGGGCTGATCGGCCAGATCTACGGCCTGCGCTACGCGGCCACCTTGTCCGGCATCGTCTTCCTGGGCCATCAACTAGGCAGTTTCATCGGCGTATGGCTGGGCGGATACGCCTACGCCAAGACCGGCAACTACGATGCCGTCTGGTGGCTCGGCGTGGCGCTGGCCATCCTCGCCGCATTGCTGTGCCTGCCGGTGCGCGAACAGCCGGTGGCCCAGCCGGCCCCGGCCTGA
- the pbpG gene encoding D-alanyl-D-alanine endopeptidase — protein sequence MAFSWKRAIANAIAPVALAVCALLPPAAQAAKNTDPCKTNAKSSACKAQQAKKAPAPKASSGKSASGKQAASSAKKAPPKSSAGKKAAAPKGGKQVAAKGTPPKKGAAAGKNGKPNKPSRAQRAAAAAALGSAAMPPPASSVRAEAAALRSTTAYVQDLETSTVIFAKNENVVRPIASISKLMTAVVVVDANLPMDEMLEITDEDVDGLKHTTSRLRVGTKLTRGDMLHLALMSSENRAANALGRHYPGGLPAFVAAMNAKAQALGMTSTRFIEPTGLSSDNVSSPHDLARLLRAASQRPLIHRYSTDTEYDVEVNNRTQTFRNTNLLVRKPDWDIKVSKTGYINEAGECLVMLARINGRDLAIVLLDSQGKLSRIGDAVRIRRIVQNEVAMASIQSGG from the coding sequence ATGGCATTTTCCTGGAAACGTGCGATTGCGAACGCGATAGCGCCTGTGGCGCTGGCGGTGTGCGCGCTCCTGCCCCCCGCCGCGCAAGCCGCGAAGAATACGGACCCTTGCAAGACCAACGCCAAGTCGTCGGCCTGCAAGGCGCAACAAGCGAAGAAGGCCCCGGCCCCCAAGGCCAGCTCCGGCAAGAGCGCCTCGGGCAAACAGGCCGCCTCCTCCGCCAAGAAAGCTCCTCCCAAATCCTCCGCCGGCAAGAAAGCCGCCGCCCCCAAGGGCGGCAAACAGGTCGCCGCCAAGGGCACGCCGCCCAAGAAGGGCGCGGCCGCCGGCAAGAACGGCAAGCCCAACAAACCTTCCCGCGCGCAACGCGCCGCCGCTGCCGCAGCGCTGGGTTCGGCCGCCATGCCGCCGCCCGCCTCCTCGGTGCGCGCCGAAGCCGCCGCCCTGCGCTCGACCACCGCTTACGTGCAGGACCTGGAAACCTCCACGGTCATCTTCGCCAAGAACGAAAACGTGGTGCGCCCCATCGCCTCCATCTCGAAGCTGATGACCGCCGTCGTCGTGGTCGACGCCAACCTGCCCATGGATGAAATGCTGGAGATCACCGACGAAGACGTCGACGGCCTCAAGCACACTACCTCGCGCCTGCGCGTGGGCACCAAGCTGACGCGCGGCGACATGCTGCACCTGGCGCTGATGTCGTCCGAGAACCGCGCCGCCAACGCGCTGGGCCGCCACTATCCGGGCGGCCTGCCCGCGTTCGTGGCCGCCATGAACGCCAAGGCGCAGGCGCTGGGCATGACCAGCACCCGCTTCATCGAACCCACCGGCCTGTCCAGCGACAACGTCTCGTCGCCGCACGACCTGGCCCGCCTGCTGCGCGCCGCCTCCCAGCGCCCGCTGATCCATCGCTACTCCACCGATACCGAGTACGACGTCGAGGTCAACAACCGCACGCAGACCTTCCGCAATACCAACCTGCTGGTGCGCAAGCCCGACTGGGACATCAAGGTATCGAAGACGGGCTACATCAACGAAGCCGGCGAATGCCTGGTCATGCTGGCCCGCATCAACGGCCGCGACCTGGCCATCGTGCTGCTGGATTCGCAAGGCAAGCTCTCGCGCATCGGCGATGCGGTCCGCATCCGCCGCATCGTGCAGAACGAAGTGGCGATGGCGTCGATCCAATCCGGCGGCTGA
- a CDS encoding ribbon-helix-helix domain-containing protein, producing the protein MCEIFIRASEQSYAPETRSLRLHGVATSLRLEQLFWRVLEEIAGRDGMRVTQLIERLYDELIEYRGEAANFTSFLRVCCLRYQLLQAEGRIPLDAAVPIGSLNPQAVLEGLPPTLYDAQPLRPKRKAA; encoded by the coding sequence ATGTGTGAAATCTTCATCCGCGCCAGCGAGCAGTCCTACGCGCCCGAAACCCGTTCGCTGCGGTTGCATGGCGTGGCCACCAGCCTGCGGCTGGAACAACTGTTCTGGCGGGTATTGGAAGAAATCGCCGGCCGCGACGGCATGCGCGTGACGCAGCTGATCGAACGTTTGTACGACGAACTGATCGAGTACCGGGGCGAGGCCGCCAACTTCACCTCATTCCTGCGGGTGTGTTGCCTGCGCTACCAACTGCTGCAGGCCGAGGGCCGCATTCCGTTGGACGCGGCCGTGCCGATCGGCTCGCTCAACCCCCAAGCCGTATTGGAAGGCCTGCCGCCCACGCTGTACGACGCCCAGCCCCTGCGTCCCAAACGCAAGGCCGCGTAA
- the adhP gene encoding alcohol dehydrogenase AdhP, translating into MDKTMKAAVARAFGKPLAIEEVAVPRPGPGELLVKIEACGVCHTDLHAVEGDWPVKPNPPFIPGHEGVGHVVAVGAGVTHVKEGDRVGIPWLYSACGHCEHCLGGWETLCEQQQNAGYSVNGGFAEYALAAADYVGLLPKNVSFVDIAPVLCAGVTVYKGLKMTDTRPGNWVVISGIGGLGHMAVQYAKAMGLNVAAVDIDDAKLDFARRLGAEVTVNAKTTDPAAYLKREIGGAHGALITAVSPKAFEQALGMVRRGGTVALNGLPPGDFPLSIFDMVLNGVTVRGSIVGSRLDLQESLQFAEEGKVHATVATESLENINDVFDRMRRGQIEGRIVLDFA; encoded by the coding sequence ATGGATAAAACCATGAAAGCAGCGGTTGCACGAGCATTCGGCAAGCCCCTGGCAATCGAAGAAGTCGCGGTGCCGCGCCCGGGTCCGGGCGAATTGCTGGTGAAGATCGAGGCCTGCGGGGTATGCCATACCGACCTGCACGCGGTCGAAGGCGACTGGCCCGTCAAGCCCAATCCGCCCTTCATTCCCGGCCACGAAGGCGTCGGCCATGTGGTGGCGGTGGGCGCCGGCGTGACCCATGTGAAGGAAGGCGACCGCGTCGGCATTCCCTGGCTGTACTCTGCCTGCGGGCATTGCGAGCATTGCCTGGGCGGCTGGGAAACCCTGTGCGAACAACAGCAGAACGCCGGCTACTCGGTGAACGGCGGCTTCGCCGAATATGCGCTGGCCGCGGCCGACTATGTGGGCCTGCTGCCCAAGAACGTCAGTTTCGTGGACATCGCGCCCGTGCTGTGCGCCGGCGTCACGGTCTACAAGGGCCTGAAGATGACGGATACCCGTCCGGGCAACTGGGTGGTCATTTCCGGCATCGGCGGGCTGGGCCACATGGCGGTGCAATACGCCAAGGCCATGGGGCTGAACGTGGCTGCGGTGGACATCGACGACGCCAAGCTCGACTTCGCCCGCCGCCTGGGCGCCGAAGTCACGGTCAACGCCAAGACCACCGATCCCGCCGCCTACCTGAAGCGCGAGATCGGCGGCGCGCATGGCGCATTGATCACGGCGGTGTCGCCCAAGGCCTTCGAACAGGCGTTGGGCATGGTGCGCCGCGGCGGCACCGTGGCGCTCAACGGACTGCCGCCGGGCGACTTCCCGCTGTCGATCTTCGATATGGTGCTCAATGGCGTCACCGTGCGCGGCTCCATCGTGGGTTCGCGCCTGGACCTGCAGGAATCGCTGCAGTTCGCCGAAGAGGGCAAGGTGCATGCGACCGTGGCCACTGAAAGCCTGGAGAACATCAACGACGTGTTCGACCGCATGCGCCGCGGCCAGATCGAAGGCCGCATCGTGCTCGATTTCGCCTGA
- a CDS encoding DJ-1/PfpI family protein, with translation MSKRLLMLVGDYAEDYETMVPYQTLLTVGHTVHAVCPDKKAGDTIATAIHDFEGAQTYTEKRGHNFALNFDFDRVEPSSYDGLVIPGGRAPEYLRLNEKVLDIVRAFDKAGKPIAAVCHGAQLLAAAGILKGRTCSAYPACAPEVRLAGGTYAEIGIDQAYTDGNLVTAPAWPAHPAWMSQFLAVLGTKITP, from the coding sequence ATGAGCAAGCGACTGTTGATGCTGGTCGGCGACTACGCCGAGGACTATGAAACCATGGTGCCGTACCAGACCCTGCTGACGGTGGGGCACACCGTGCATGCGGTATGCCCGGACAAGAAGGCCGGCGACACCATTGCCACCGCCATCCATGATTTCGAGGGCGCGCAGACCTACACCGAAAAGCGCGGCCACAATTTCGCGCTGAACTTCGATTTTGACCGCGTCGAGCCCTCGTCCTACGACGGCTTGGTGATTCCGGGTGGACGCGCGCCGGAATACCTGCGCCTGAACGAAAAGGTGCTGGACATCGTGCGCGCCTTCGACAAGGCCGGCAAGCCCATCGCGGCAGTCTGCCATGGCGCGCAACTGCTGGCGGCCGCGGGCATCCTGAAGGGCCGCACCTGCTCCGCCTATCCTGCGTGCGCGCCGGAAGTGCGCCTGGCGGGCGGCACCTACGCCGAGATCGGCATCGACCAGGCCTACACCGACGGCAACCTGGTGACGGCGCCGGCCTGGCCCGCGCATCCGGCCTGGATGTCGCAATTCCTGGCGGTGCTGGGCACGAAGATCACGCCCTGA
- the ybaK gene encoding Cys-tRNA(Pro) deacylase produces MSKARHVSETPATQFLKQNKVAYTEHTYDYVDHGGAGEAARQLGLDPHAVVKTLVMEDESAKPLIVVMHGDREVSTKNLARQAGLKRVEPCKPEVAQRHSGYQVGGTSPFGTRKKMPVWVEAEVLDYPVVYINGGRRGYLIGIDPKVLVALLGAKGVSVALE; encoded by the coding sequence ATGAGCAAAGCCCGCCACGTTTCGGAAACGCCCGCCACCCAGTTCCTCAAACAGAACAAGGTCGCCTACACGGAACACACCTACGACTACGTCGATCATGGCGGCGCGGGCGAAGCCGCGCGCCAGTTGGGCCTGGATCCGCATGCGGTGGTCAAGACCCTGGTGATGGAGGACGAGTCCGCCAAGCCCCTGATCGTCGTCATGCACGGCGACCGCGAGGTTTCCACCAAGAATCTGGCGCGCCAGGCCGGTCTCAAGCGGGTCGAGCCCTGCAAGCCCGAGGTGGCGCAGCGCCATTCGGGCTACCAGGTGGGCGGCACCTCGCCCTTCGGCACGCGCAAGAAGATGCCGGTTTGGGTTGAGGCCGAGGTGCTGGATTACCCCGTGGTCTACATCAACGGCGGGCGGCGCGGGTACCTGATAGGCATCGACCCCAAGGTGCTGGTTGCGCTGCTGGGAGCCAAGGGCGTGTCCGTGGCGCTGGAGTAG
- the xerD gene encoding site-specific tyrosine recombinase XerD — protein sequence MSASRPPLESQADIDAFIDAVWLEDGLSANTLAAYRRDLTGFARWLEDPEAYAREMADRHGDAAQAHALPAGPAKPLRDAGKADIEAWFAFRHEETRATTANRRLAALRRFYAWALREHRAERDPCLTLIAAKQPPRMPKTLSEQQVDALLRAPDLGQARGLRDRAMLETLYATGLRVSELVGVRALDVSLNEGVVRVVLGKGGKDRLVPLGAEAAHWIDLYLKSGRPELAAGRVSDALFITGRAEAMSRQAFWQLVKKYALLADVRAPLSPHVLRHAFATHLLNHGADLRVVQMLLGHADISTTQIYTHVARERLKALHAAHHPRG from the coding sequence ATGTCCGCATCCCGTCCGCCGCTTGAATCCCAGGCCGATATCGACGCTTTCATCGACGCCGTATGGCTCGAGGACGGCCTGTCCGCCAATACTCTGGCCGCCTACCGGCGCGACCTGACGGGCTTCGCCCGCTGGCTCGAAGACCCCGAGGCCTATGCCCGCGAAATGGCCGACCGCCATGGCGATGCCGCGCAGGCCCACGCGCTGCCTGCGGGCCCCGCCAAGCCCCTGCGCGATGCCGGCAAGGCTGACATCGAAGCCTGGTTCGCCTTCCGCCACGAGGAAACCCGCGCCACCACGGCCAACCGCAGGCTGGCCGCGCTGCGCCGCTTCTATGCCTGGGCTTTGCGCGAACACCGCGCCGAACGCGACCCCTGCCTGACGCTGATCGCTGCCAAGCAGCCGCCGCGCATGCCCAAGACCTTGTCCGAGCAGCAGGTGGACGCCTTGCTGCGCGCGCCCGACCTGGGGCAGGCCCGCGGCCTGCGCGACCGCGCCATGCTGGAAACGCTGTACGCCACGGGGTTGCGCGTGTCCGAGCTGGTGGGCGTGCGCGCGCTCGACGTGAGCCTGAACGAAGGCGTGGTGCGGGTGGTGCTGGGCAAGGGCGGCAAGGACCGGCTGGTGCCGCTGGGCGCCGAGGCCGCGCATTGGATCGACCTCTATCTGAAGTCCGGACGCCCGGAGCTGGCGGCCGGACGCGTGAGCGATGCGCTCTTCATCACCGGCCGGGCCGAAGCGATGTCGCGCCAGGCGTTCTGGCAGTTGGTGAAGAAGTACGCCCTGCTGGCCGACGTGCGCGCGCCGCTGTCGCCGCACGTGCTGCGGCACGCCTTCGCCACGCACCTGCTGAACCACGGCGCCGACCTGCGCGTGGTGCAGATGCTGCTGGGGCACGCCGACATCTCCACCACGCAGATCTACACGCACGTCGCGCGCGAACGCCTGAAGGCGCTGCACGCGGCGCACCATCCGCGCGGCTAG
- a CDS encoding LysR substrate-binding domain-containing protein has product MRNGIPNLSALQAFEASARLGSFSRAAEELSLTHSAVYRQVASLESRLGVQLFTRVRRRIVLTDHGAEYAGRIRHHLDQIEKDTFGLVSRTGMGRSIHIAVVPTLATTWLIPRLADFQREHGDITVSLSVRTLPFQFKDQPFDGALYHGDGLWPGTQGVLLFPERELVPVCAPELAARAPEPGASALSGMTHLHLASRPDAWRQWYAANSHLYGPHAAGGPRYELFTMVMAAVQAGLGVGLMPRFLAQPALDQGTLAMPVPQSLAVSQGYYFGYPQRSERSEALQLFESWLKTAAAGVGGR; this is encoded by the coding sequence ATGAGAAACGGCATTCCCAATCTGAGCGCCTTGCAGGCGTTCGAAGCTTCGGCCCGCCTGGGCAGCTTTTCCCGCGCCGCCGAGGAACTGTCCCTGACACACAGCGCGGTCTACCGGCAGGTGGCCAGCCTGGAGTCGCGCCTGGGCGTGCAGCTGTTCACGCGGGTGCGGCGGCGCATCGTGCTGACCGATCACGGGGCGGAGTATGCCGGCCGCATCCGGCACCACCTGGACCAGATTGAAAAAGACACCTTCGGCCTGGTCAGCCGCACCGGCATGGGCCGCAGCATCCATATCGCCGTGGTACCCACCCTGGCGACGACCTGGCTGATACCGCGCCTGGCCGACTTCCAGCGCGAACATGGCGACATCACGGTCAGCCTGTCCGTGCGCACGCTGCCGTTCCAGTTCAAGGATCAGCCCTTCGACGGCGCGCTGTACCACGGGGACGGATTGTGGCCGGGCACCCAGGGCGTACTGCTGTTCCCCGAACGCGAACTGGTGCCGGTGTGTGCGCCGGAACTGGCGGCGCGTGCGCCGGAACCGGGCGCCAGCGCCCTGTCCGGCATGACCCATCTGCATCTGGCGTCGCGCCCTGACGCCTGGCGCCAATGGTATGCGGCCAACAGCCATCTCTATGGTCCCCACGCCGCTGGCGGGCCGCGCTACGAGCTCTTCACCATGGTGATGGCGGCGGTGCAGGCCGGACTGGGAGTGGGGCTGATGCCGCGTTTCCTGGCCCAGCCCGCGCTGGACCAGGGCACGCTTGCGATGCCGGTGCCGCAATCGCTGGCGGTCAGCCAGGGCTATTACTTCGGTTATCCGCAACGCAGCGAGCGCTCCGAGGCGCTCCAACTCTTCGAGAGCTGGCTGAAGACAGCCGCCGCCGGCGTGGGCGGACGCTGA
- a CDS encoding thiamine pyrophosphate-binding protein: protein MSQQESRLGGHILVDQLVAQGVKHVFCVPGESYLAVLDGLHDADIKVTVCRQEGGAAMMADAHGKLTGEPGICMVTRGPGASNALAGVHIAKQDSTPLILFVGQIERGMREREAFQEMDYRAVFGTQAKWVTEIDQVERIPELVSRAFHIATSGRPGPVVIALPEDMLVEAAKVADAPRYEVIDSAPTAGQLADLEKLLAEARNPVAILGGTRWDARAVQQFADFAQRHALPTAVSFRRQMLFPADHPCFIGDVGLGINPALLKRVADADLILLVGGRMSENPSQAYTLLDIPVPKQKLVHVHPDTAELGRVYRATLAINTSPAAFAQALAGLKAPAQPAWAAGTQAMRESYLKWSDPGAITTPGALQMGQVMAYLEKTLPADAIMTNGAGNYATWLHRFHRFTRYGTQLAPTSGSMGYGLPAAVGAKRVSPDKTVVCFAGDGCFLMHGQEFATAVQYDLPIVVVLVDNGMYGTIRMHQEKHYPGRISATELKNPDFADYARAFGGHGERVETTEQFGPAFERALASGKPAILHCFIDPETITPGTTLEKIRDAALKAQH, encoded by the coding sequence ATGTCCCAGCAAGAATCCCGCCTTGGCGGTCACATCCTGGTCGACCAGCTGGTTGCACAGGGCGTCAAACATGTTTTCTGTGTTCCCGGCGAAAGCTATCTGGCGGTGCTGGACGGCCTGCACGATGCGGACATCAAGGTCACGGTGTGCCGCCAGGAAGGCGGCGCGGCCATGATGGCCGATGCCCACGGCAAGCTGACCGGCGAACCCGGCATCTGCATGGTGACCCGCGGCCCGGGCGCGTCCAACGCGCTGGCCGGCGTGCACATCGCCAAGCAGGACTCCACCCCCCTGATCCTCTTCGTCGGCCAGATCGAGCGCGGCATGCGCGAACGCGAGGCCTTCCAGGAAATGGACTATCGCGCCGTGTTCGGCACGCAGGCCAAGTGGGTCACCGAAATCGACCAGGTCGAGCGCATCCCCGAACTGGTGTCGCGCGCCTTCCATATCGCCACCTCGGGCCGTCCCGGCCCGGTCGTGATCGCGCTGCCGGAAGACATGCTGGTCGAAGCCGCCAAGGTCGCCGACGCGCCGCGCTACGAAGTCATCGACTCCGCGCCCACGGCCGGCCAACTGGCCGACCTGGAAAAGCTGCTGGCCGAAGCCAGGAATCCGGTCGCCATCCTGGGCGGCACGCGCTGGGACGCCCGCGCGGTGCAACAGTTCGCCGACTTCGCGCAGCGCCACGCCCTGCCCACGGCGGTGTCCTTCCGCCGCCAGATGCTGTTCCCGGCCGACCACCCCTGCTTCATCGGCGACGTGGGCCTGGGCATCAACCCGGCGCTGCTCAAGCGCGTCGCCGACGCGGACCTGATCCTGCTGGTGGGCGGCCGCATGTCGGAAAACCCCAGCCAGGCCTACACCCTGCTGGACATCCCCGTGCCCAAGCAGAAGCTGGTGCACGTGCATCCCGATACCGCCGAGCTGGGACGCGTCTACCGCGCCACCCTGGCCATCAATACCTCGCCCGCCGCCTTCGCGCAGGCGCTGGCCGGCCTGAAGGCCCCGGCCCAGCCCGCCTGGGCCGCCGGCACGCAAGCCATGCGCGAGTCGTACCTGAAATGGAGCGATCCCGGCGCCATCACCACACCCGGCGCGTTGCAGATGGGCCAGGTCATGGCCTACCTGGAAAAGACGCTGCCGGCCGACGCCATCATGACCAACGGCGCAGGCAACTACGCCACCTGGCTGCACCGCTTCCACCGATTCACGCGCTACGGCACGCAGCTGGCGCCCACCTCGGGCTCCATGGGCTACGGCCTGCCTGCGGCCGTCGGCGCCAAGCGGGTGTCGCCCGACAAGACCGTGGTCTGCTTCGCGGGCGACGGCTGCTTCCTGATGCACGGCCAGGAGTTCGCGACGGCGGTGCAGTACGACCTGCCCATCGTCGTGGTGCTGGTGGACAACGGCATGTACGGCACGATCCGCATGCACCAGGAAAAGCACTACCCCGGCCGCATTTCCGCGACCGAGCTGAAGAATCCGGACTTCGCCGACTACGCGCGCGCCTTCGGCGGGCACGGCGAACGCGTCGAAACCACCGAGCAGTTCGGCCCGGCCTTCGAACGCGCCCTGGCCAGCGGCAAGCCGGCCATCCTGCACTGCTTCATCGATCCGGAAACCATCACCCCGGGCACGACCCTGGAAAAGATCCGCGACGCGGCGCTCAAGGCGCAGCACTAA
- a CDS encoding acyl-CoA dehydrogenase produces the protein MSSNPSFHWQDPLLLDQQLTDEERMVRDAALAYSQDKLAPRVLNAFRNEQTDPAIFSEMGELGLLGATIPVEYGGAGLNYVSYGLIAREVERIDSGYRSMMSVQSSLVMVPINEFGSEAQKQKYLPKLARGEWIGCFGLTEPNHGSDPGGMETRAVKTADGYKVSGNKMWITNSPIADVFVVWAKCVGGDFDGKIRGFILEKGMKGLSAPAIHGKVGLRASITGEIVMDEVEISADQMMPGVSGLKGPFTCLNSARYGIAWGAIGAAEACWHTARQYTLDRKQFGRPLAANQLIQKKLADMQTDITLALQGCLRLGRMKDEGTAAVEITSIMKRNSCGKALDIARLARDMLGGNGISDEFGVARHLVNLEVVNTYEGTHDVHALILGRAQTGIQAFY, from the coding sequence ATGTCCTCGAATCCTTCCTTTCACTGGCAAGACCCCCTGTTGCTGGACCAGCAACTGACCGACGAAGAACGCATGGTGCGCGACGCCGCCCTGGCCTATTCGCAGGACAAGCTCGCCCCGCGCGTGCTGAACGCATTCCGCAATGAACAGACCGACCCGGCCATCTTCTCCGAAATGGGCGAACTGGGCTTGCTGGGCGCCACCATCCCCGTCGAATACGGCGGCGCCGGCCTGAACTACGTCAGCTACGGCCTGATCGCCCGCGAAGTCGAACGCATCGACTCCGGCTACCGCTCCATGATGAGCGTGCAGTCGTCGCTGGTGATGGTGCCCATCAATGAATTCGGCAGCGAAGCGCAAAAGCAGAAGTACCTGCCCAAGCTGGCCCGCGGCGAATGGATCGGCTGCTTCGGCCTGACCGAACCCAACCACGGCTCCGACCCCGGCGGCATGGAAACCCGCGCCGTCAAGACGGCCGACGGCTACAAGGTTTCCGGCAACAAGATGTGGATCACCAACTCCCCCATCGCCGATGTCTTCGTGGTGTGGGCCAAGTGCGTCGGCGGCGACTTCGACGGCAAGATCCGCGGCTTCATTCTGGAAAAGGGCATGAAGGGCCTGTCGGCTCCGGCCATCCACGGCAAGGTCGGCCTGCGCGCCTCGATCACCGGCGAAATCGTCATGGACGAAGTGGAGATTTCCGCTGACCAGATGATGCCCGGCGTGTCCGGCTTGAAGGGTCCGTTCACCTGCCTGAACTCCGCTCGCTACGGCATCGCCTGGGGCGCCATCGGCGCCGCCGAAGCCTGCTGGCACACCGCCCGCCAGTACACGCTGGACCGCAAGCAATTCGGCCGCCCGCTGGCCGCCAACCAGCTGATCCAGAAGAAGCTGGCCGACATGCAGACCGACATCACGCTGGCCCTGCAAGGCTGCCTGCGCCTGGGCCGCATGAAGGACGAAGGCACCGCCGCCGTCGAAATCACCTCCATCATGAAGCGCAACTCTTGCGGCAAGGCGCTGGACATCGCCCGCCTGGCGCGCGACATGCTCGGCGGCAACGGCATCTCCGATGAATTCGGCGTGGCCCGCCACTTGGTGAACCTGGAAGTGGTCAACACCTACGAAGGCACCCACGACGTGCACGCCCTGATCCTGGGCCGCGCGCAGACCGGCATCCAGGCGTTCTATTGA
- a CDS encoding nucleotidyl transferase AbiEii/AbiGii toxin family protein, with amino-acid sequence MATRLVFAGGTCLSKAHGLVERMSEDIV; translated from the coding sequence GTGGCTACACGCCTGGTCTTCGCCGGCGGGACCTGCCTTTCGAAAGCGCACGGGCTGGTTGAGCGGATGTCCGAAGACATCGTCTGA
- a CDS encoding DUF6088 family protein, producing the protein MKLEDRMSRSIKQRAGVVVLRSDFADMASDSQIGRVLARFVDDGMLVRVSKGAFAKTRINKFTGRPSPAGTLEAIAAELFRKLKISVEPSALVAEYNNGKSTQIPMGATVNTGRRRITRKVIVGSSTLMYEKDLRRTEV; encoded by the coding sequence ATGAAGCTGGAAGATCGCATGAGTCGCTCGATCAAGCAGCGCGCAGGCGTCGTCGTCTTGCGCTCAGACTTTGCCGACATGGCGAGCGACTCCCAGATCGGAAGAGTCTTGGCCCGCTTCGTGGATGACGGGATGCTTGTGCGCGTCAGCAAAGGGGCTTTCGCCAAGACCCGCATCAACAAGTTCACAGGCAGACCAAGCCCCGCGGGAACGCTGGAGGCGATTGCAGCGGAGCTTTTTCGCAAGCTCAAGATCTCCGTGGAACCGAGCGCGCTCGTAGCCGAATACAACAACGGCAAGTCGACTCAGATTCCCATGGGGGCGACTGTCAATACGGGACGCCGGCGCATCACGCGAAAAGTGATTGTAGGGAGCAGCACGCTGATGTATGAAAAGGATCTCAGACGAACTGAAGTCTGA